In a single window of the Desulfonatronum thiodismutans genome:
- a CDS encoding response regulator, giving the protein MTARKSRILIVDDERPNVQVLNAILQDHYEISVALSGEQALKRAFGEKKPDLVLLDIQMPDLDGFEVCRRLQKHPETRDIPVIFITAKSNEKDEEQGLAAGAVDYITKPFGPAVVLARIRVHLELKRKRDILRNLSNKDGLTCIANRRRFEEFLEFEWQRAVRSGEPLSLVMADIDHFKLYNDHYGHAAGDECLREVARSLSGIVSRQTDLVARYGGEEFICLLTGTNRDGAREVARKMREAVAALGIPHAFSPVAPTITLSLGVASMVPQRDGKTAHDLFLAADKALYKAKSTGRNKVAVLDGLGETSGPFTASRPVREQQTILIVDDEQINLNVLKAIFQDAYQIISATSGSQALELARALPAPDIILLDIQMPDMDGYEVCEALKDDPRTRDIPILFITVMSTETDEAKGLRLGAVDYIPKPFDPSVVHARVSTHLTLRRTLTDLARRNTILEDALSMRDSVERIVRNDLKRPLMDILNKSDRLLATRDLPASLWETVRDIERSGFELLEMIAASIDLWKLERGVYQVDPHPVNLTRIVQTVLRALSPLEAMKNKPVQLVTEDAPATIMIHGEELLCYSMLLHLIKNALEADPPDRPVTVTLEQAPGQDADHDTNRNQQGHPRTRVRIANSGVVPPEIRPRFMEKGATWGKPDGKGLGVYSARLIAETLGATLQVHIDDENQRTEIVLEFSGE; this is encoded by the coding sequence ATGACTGCACGAAAATCCCGTATCCTGATCGTGGACGACGAGCGACCAAACGTCCAGGTTCTCAACGCCATCCTTCAGGACCATTACGAAATCAGCGTGGCCTTGAGCGGCGAACAGGCCCTGAAACGGGCCTTTGGCGAAAAGAAGCCGGACCTGGTTCTGCTGGACATCCAGATGCCGGACCTGGACGGGTTCGAGGTCTGCCGAAGGCTGCAGAAACATCCGGAAACCAGGGACATTCCGGTGATCTTCATCACGGCCAAGTCCAATGAAAAAGACGAGGAACAAGGCTTGGCCGCGGGCGCGGTGGACTACATTACCAAGCCCTTCGGCCCGGCCGTGGTTCTGGCCCGGATTCGGGTCCATCTGGAATTGAAGCGAAAGCGGGACATTCTCCGAAACCTCTCCAACAAGGACGGCCTGACCTGCATCGCCAACCGTCGCCGATTCGAGGAATTCCTGGAATTCGAGTGGCAACGTGCCGTCCGTAGCGGCGAACCGCTGTCGCTGGTCATGGCGGACATTGATCATTTCAAATTGTACAACGATCATTACGGCCATGCCGCGGGGGATGAATGCCTGCGGGAAGTGGCCAGAAGCCTGAGCGGCATCGTTTCCAGGCAAACCGACCTGGTGGCCCGGTACGGAGGAGAGGAATTCATCTGCCTGCTCACCGGCACGAACCGGGACGGAGCCAGGGAAGTAGCCCGAAAAATGCGCGAGGCCGTCGCGGCCCTGGGCATCCCCCACGCCTTCAGCCCCGTGGCGCCGACCATCACCTTGAGCCTTGGCGTGGCCTCCATGGTTCCTCAACGGGACGGCAAGACGGCCCATGATCTCTTCCTGGCCGCGGACAAAGCCCTGTACAAAGCCAAAAGCACGGGCAGGAACAAGGTCGCCGTGCTGGACGGACTGGGCGAGACCAGCGGACCGTTCACCGCTTCGCGACCGGTCCGGGAACAACAAACCATCCTGATCGTCGACGACGAGCAGATCAACCTGAACGTGCTCAAGGCCATTTTCCAGGACGCCTACCAGATCATCAGCGCCACATCCGGAAGCCAGGCCCTGGAGCTGGCCCGGGCCTTGCCCGCGCCGGACATCATTCTTCTGGACATCCAGATGCCGGACATGGACGGCTACGAGGTCTGCGAGGCTCTGAAGGACGACCCGCGGACCAGGGACATCCCGATCCTGTTCATCACCGTCATGTCCACGGAAACGGACGAGGCCAAGGGGCTGCGGCTGGGCGCGGTGGACTACATCCCCAAGCCCTTTGACCCATCCGTGGTCCACGCCCGGGTGAGCACCCACCTGACCCTGCGCCGCACCCTGACCGACCTGGCTCGGCGCAACACGATCCTTGAAGACGCCCTGAGCATGCGCGACAGCGTGGAACGCATCGTGCGCAACGACCTCAAGCGCCCGCTGATGGATATCCTGAACAAGTCGGATCGCCTGCTCGCGACCCGGGACCTTCCGGCTTCGTTATGGGAAACCGTACGCGACATTGAACGATCCGGCTTCGAACTTCTGGAAATGATCGCCGCGTCCATCGACCTGTGGAAACTGGAGCGGGGCGTCTATCAGGTCGACCCCCATCCGGTGAACCTGACCCGCATCGTTCAAACCGTGCTCAGAGCCCTGTCGCCCCTGGAAGCGATGAAGAACAAGCCCGTCCAGCTCGTCACCGAAGACGCCCCAGCCACGATTATGATCCACGGCGAGGAGTTGCTCTGCTATTCCATGCTCCTGCACCTGATCAAAAACGCCCTGGAAGCCGACCCGCCGGACCGGCCGGTAACCGTGACCCTGGAACAAGCCCCAGGCCAGGACGCGGACCACGACACGAATCGAAACCAACAAGGCCATCCCCGAACCCGTGTCCGCATCGCCAACAGCGGCGTCGTTCCCCCGGAAATCCGCCCCCGGTTCATGGAAAAAGGGGCCACCTGGGGCAAACCCGACGGCAAGGGCCTGGGGGTCTACTCCGCCCGCCTCATCGCCGAAACCCTCGGTGCCACCCTCCAGGTCCACATCGACGACGAAAACCAGCGCACCGAAATCGTGCTGGAGTTTTCGGGGGAATAG
- a CDS encoding type II toxin-antitoxin system TacA family antitoxin: MASTMTVGPMRTARLGLRATPRQEALLRQAAESTNRSLTDFILDAACQAADRILLDQKMFMVSGHTYQALLDLLDEPETDNSGLTDLYAHQPPWAAK; the protein is encoded by the coding sequence ATGGCATCCACAATGACGGTCGGACCAATGCGGACAGCAAGACTTGGGCTGCGCGCCACGCCGCGGCAAGAAGCGCTTTTGCGCCAGGCAGCGGAATCGACGAACAGGTCGCTCACGGATTTTATCCTGGATGCGGCTTGTCAGGCAGCCGACCGGATACTGCTCGACCAGAAAATGTTCATGGTTTCCGGACACACATATCAAGCCCTTCTTGACCTGCTGGACGAACCGGAAACAGACAATTCCGGGCTGACCGATCTATACGCCCACCAGCCGCCCTGGGCGGCCAAATGA
- a CDS encoding GNAT family N-acetyltransferase — protein sequence MICSPPAPLSKAHLLGDFDCGKPLLNTWLTRYALQAQGSGSAKTYVVCHAFRVVGYFSMTVGQVETHEAPERIRHGMGRYPIPVVILARLAVDLGWQDRGLGVGMLQDAIRRTFFIAEQAGIRALLTHPMDENAESFYRRFGFISSPVCERQLLLLLKDARKFVQTNQAD from the coding sequence ATGATCTGTTCGCCCCCCGCACCGCTGTCCAAAGCTCACTTGCTTGGTGATTTCGACTGCGGCAAGCCTCTTCTCAACACATGGCTCACGCGGTATGCACTTCAGGCCCAGGGTAGCGGTTCCGCCAAAACGTACGTAGTCTGTCACGCTTTTCGTGTTGTCGGCTATTTCAGCATGACCGTCGGACAGGTGGAAACCCATGAAGCGCCGGAAAGAATCCGTCACGGCATGGGACGGTATCCAATCCCGGTGGTCATCCTGGCTAGACTGGCCGTTGACCTGGGATGGCAAGACCGCGGGCTCGGCGTGGGCATGTTGCAAGATGCCATTCGACGAACCTTCTTCATTGCCGAACAGGCGGGCATCAGAGCCCTCCTGACTCATCCCATGGACGAGAATGCCGAATCTTTTTACCGCCGCTTCGGCTTCATCTCCTCTCCCGTGTGCGAGCGACAACTCCTCCTGCTGCTCAAGGATGCCAGAAAGTTTGTTCAGACGAACCAGGCTGATTGA
- a CDS encoding ISL3 family transposase gives MNANDLLTLGLGLTAPWQVVAQKLDTGKQPSELRLEVEADRGTLYPCPQCETLCKAHDFKEFSWRHLNFFQHHCLIKARVPRVKCAEHGIHRVKVPWAREGSGFTLLFEQAVMLLAREMPVNAVANYVGVTDKRIWRVVTHYVYQAMGKLDLSRLCGIGLDETATKRGHHYVTIFVDMDRETRPVIFATPGKGKACFKEFAKHLKKHGGNPDNIIEVVCDMSPAFLSAAEKTFKYASVTVDWFHVVQIFTKALDEVRRLEAKQVELPKGVRWATLKGLEASRTEEQDAALRELEERGLATATAFRVKELLRWVRQADTKQAARWRASRFFAFAQELIGDENLLKPVKKALSTFQEHLPRILRRWESLLSNARLEGLNSLFQAARSRARGYRNEVTFITVIYLIGAPIRELLVP, from the coding sequence ATGAACGCGAATGACCTTCTGACTCTTGGCCTTGGATTAACCGCTCCTTGGCAGGTTGTCGCCCAAAAGCTTGATACCGGGAAGCAGCCATCCGAGCTTCGCTTGGAAGTCGAGGCGGACCGAGGCACCCTTTATCCGTGTCCGCAGTGCGAAACGCTCTGCAAGGCCCATGACTTCAAAGAGTTTTCCTGGCGTCACCTCAACTTCTTCCAACACCACTGCCTGATCAAAGCCAGGGTTCCACGAGTCAAGTGCGCCGAGCACGGCATCCACCGGGTCAAAGTGCCCTGGGCTCGCGAAGGCAGCGGATTTACGTTGCTCTTTGAGCAAGCCGTCATGCTTCTGGCCCGCGAGATGCCCGTAAACGCGGTGGCCAATTATGTCGGCGTCACCGACAAGCGTATTTGGCGCGTGGTGACGCACTATGTCTACCAAGCCATGGGCAAGCTGGATCTCAGCCGTTTATGCGGCATAGGCCTTGACGAGACGGCCACCAAGCGGGGGCATCACTACGTCACCATTTTTGTGGACATGGACCGAGAGACCCGCCCCGTTATCTTTGCCACGCCCGGCAAAGGTAAGGCATGTTTTAAGGAGTTCGCCAAGCATCTCAAAAAGCACGGCGGTAATCCCGACAACATTATTGAAGTCGTTTGCGACATGTCTCCTGCCTTTCTGTCCGCGGCCGAGAAGACATTCAAATACGCTTCAGTCACTGTAGACTGGTTCCATGTCGTCCAGATATTTACAAAAGCCCTCGATGAGGTGCGTCGGCTGGAAGCGAAACAAGTCGAGCTGCCCAAAGGGGTTCGTTGGGCGACCCTCAAAGGGCTTGAAGCCTCTCGGACCGAGGAACAGGACGCTGCCTTGCGAGAGTTGGAGGAACGTGGGTTGGCGACAGCCACGGCTTTTCGAGTCAAAGAATTGCTGCGCTGGGTGCGCCAAGCCGATACCAAGCAGGCGGCTCGATGGAGGGCTTCCCGGTTTTTCGCCTTCGCCCAGGAATTGATCGGCGACGAAAACTTGCTGAAGCCGGTCAAAAAGGCATTGAGCACGTTCCAAGAGCATTTACCTCGAATCCTGAGACGATGGGAGTCGTTGCTCTCAAATGCCAGATTGGAGGGCTTAAACAGCCTCTTCCAGGCGGCACGTTCGCGAGCCAGGGGATACCGCAACGAGGTGACATTCATCACTGTGATCTACCTGATCGGAGCACCCATCAGGGAACTACTCGTTCCATAG
- a CDS encoding DUF2442 domain-containing protein — MDKIVKAIPLEDYRIEIQTSSGISGIFDVKPYLRGGAFKELVNEAYFCTVRPVHHGIAWPHEQDFSADTIIWDIQSAQQGAPPDSNSAALHCRR, encoded by the coding sequence ATGGACAAGATCGTAAAAGCCATCCCTCTTGAAGACTATCGGATTGAGATTCAGACAAGTAGTGGCATTTCTGGCATCTTTGATGTCAAGCCCTATTTACGTGGAGGGGCATTCAAAGAACTTGTGAATGAGGCATATTTTTGCACGGTGCGCCCTGTCCATCATGGAATTGCATGGCCGCATGAACAGGATTTCAGCGCAGACACCATTATCTGGGATATTCAAAGTGCCCAACAAGGCGCTCCACCGGACAGCAATTCCGCTGCGCTCCATTGCCGTCGGTGA